GGATTTTCTCGGCGAGTTGGATCTCGTCGCCGTCGATGGGCGCACCGTGGTGTTCGTCGAGGTCAAGACGCGCGCCACGCACGACGCGGGACATCCGGCCGAAGCGGTCGATCAAGACAAGCAGCGCCGCTTGACGCGCCTCGCGCTCAGTTATCTCCGGCGACATGGCCTCTTGGAAAACGCAGTCCGTTTCGACGTGGTGGCGATCACCTGGCCGACGAACACGAAGCAGCCGACGATCGAGCACATTGAAAGCGCTTTTCCGGCGGTTGGGCGCGCTTCGATGTTTAGTTGAATCAGCTGGCCCGCTACTCGTCGTGCGCCGTGTTTCCGGTGCGGCGGTCGCGTTTTTTGCTGGAGAGTTGTTTCTTCTGCTTGAGCCGACGCTCGATCATGCCGCGCGTGGGCTTGGTCACTCTACGGACCACCGGGCGTATTGCGGCTTCTGCGAGCATTTCGCGGAGCTTTTCCAGGCAATCATCGATGTTCCGCGCCTGGTCGCGATACCGTTGACTGACGACCAGCAAATCTCCTTCGCGCGTCATGCGCCGGCGCTGTTGCGTGGTCAGTCGAACGCGCACTTCTTCGGGGACGCTGGGACTTGCGAGGAGCGGCCAGCGGAGGATCGCCTTGCTGTTGACTTTGTTGACGTTCTGCCCGCCCGGGCCGGAGCTGCGCGCGAAAGTGAACTCAAATTCGCTCCGCGGAATCCGCAGGCGATGGTTGACGACGAGCAGGTCGGATTTCGAGGCGTCGTCCATGGTTAGCGAAATGTCTGGCGATGGAAAAAGGGGCGCTGGCTCGTCGCAGGGGCGATGCTGCATTATACTCCGCG
The nucleotide sequence above comes from Planctomycetia bacterium. Encoded proteins:
- a CDS encoding YraN family protein is translated as MLRVLWNEMLARIRRYLAPQTLGQRGEIAARKLLQRKGYKIVGGGERDFLGELDLVAVDGRTVVFVEVKTRATHDAGHPAEAVDQDKQRRLTRLALSYLRRHGLLENAVRFDVVAITWPTNTKQPTIEHIESAFPAVGRASMFS
- the arfB gene encoding alternative ribosome rescue aminoacyl-tRNA hydrolase ArfB, with product MDDASKSDLLVVNHRLRIPRSEFEFTFARSSGPGGQNVNKVNSKAILRWPLLASPSVPEEVRVRLTTQQRRRMTREGDLLVVSQRYRDQARNIDDCLEKLREMLAEAAIRPVVRRVTKPTRGMIERRLKQKKQLSSKKRDRRTGNTAHDE